In Primulina huaijiensis isolate GDHJ02 chromosome 16, ASM1229523v2, whole genome shotgun sequence, a single genomic region encodes these proteins:
- the LOC140960690 gene encoding chalcone synthase-like produces MTTIEAIRSAQRAEGPAMILAIGTAIPANCVDQSTYPDYYFRITNSEHKTELKEKFTRMCEKSMIKKRYMHVTEEYLKENPDICAYMAPSLDARQDIAVAEVPKLGKEAAQKAVKEWGQPKSKITHLIFCTTSGVDMPGADYQVTKLLGLRPSVKRFMMYQQGCFAGGSVLRMAKDLAENNAAARVLVICSEITVVTFRGPSETHLDSLVGQALFGDGAAAMIVGSDPVAAVERPLYQIISAAQTILPDSEGAIDGHLREVGLTFHLLKDVPGLISKNIEKSLREAFDPLGIDDWNSIFWIAHPGGPAILDQVEQRLALEPQKLRATRHVLSEYGNMSSACVVFILDEMRKASAKEGLSTTGEGLEWAHGGDGGVT; encoded by the exons ATGACAACCATCGAGGCGATCCGTAGCGCTCAACGTGCGGAGGGGCCGGCCATGATCTTGGCTATCGGGACGGCGATTCCGGCGAATTGTGTAGATCAGAGCACGTATCCTGATTACTACTTCCGTATCACCAATAGTGAGCACAAAACGGAGCTTAAAGAAAAGTTTACTCGAATGT GTGAAAAATCGATGATCAAGAAGCGTTACATGCATGTAACAgaagaatatttgaaagaaaaccCTGATATCTGTGCATACATGGCTCCGTCACTCGATGCCAGGCAAGATATAGCCGTGGCGGAGGTTCCCAAGCTCGGGAAGGAAGCTGCCCAGAAAGCGGTCAAGGAGTGGGGGCAGCCCAAATCCAAGATCACCCACCTGATCTTCTGCACTACCAGCGGCGTCGACATGCCCGGCGCCGACTACCAGGTCACCAAACTCCTCGGCCTCCGCCCCTCCGTCAAGCGCTTCATGATGTACCAGCAGGGCTGCTTCGCTGGGGGAAGCGTTCTCCGCATGGCCAAAGACTTGGCGGAGAACAATGCCGCCGCTAGAGTTCTCGTCATTTGCTCAGAGATCACCGTTGTGACCTTCCGTGGGCCTAGTGAGACTCATCTGGATAGCCTCGTGGGCCAGGCATTGTTCGGAGACGGGGCGGCGGCGATGATCGTGGGCTCAGACCCGGTGGCGGCCGTCGAGCGCCCGCTTTACCAGATCATATCGGCCGCGCAGACGATCTTACCCGACAGCGAGGGTGCCATCGATGGCCACTTGCGTGAAGTGGGGCTAACTTTTCACCTTCTGAAGGATGTCCCCGGTTTAATATCCAAGAACATCGAGAAAAGCCTAAGAGAGGCTTTCGATCCATTGGGTATCGATGACTGGAACTCTATCTTTTGGATCGCGCACCCGGGTGGTCCGGCGATCTTGGATCAGGTCGAGCAGCGGCTAGCCCTCGAACCCCAGAAGCTTCGGGCCACCAGGCATGTGTTGAGCGAGTACGGGAACATGTCGAGTGCGTGCGTGGTGTTCATTTTAGATGAGATGAGGAAGGCCTCCGCGAAGGAGGGGCTCAGCACGACCGGCGAGGGACTCGAGTGGGCTCACGGTGGAGACGGTGGTGTTACATAG
- the LOC140961884 gene encoding putative vesicle-associated membrane protein 726 — translation MMGQQSLIYSFVARDTVILAEYTEFTGNFTNIASQCLQKLPASNNKFTYNCDGHTFNYLVDNGFTYCVVAVESAGRQIPMAFLERVKDDFSKRYGGGKASTTGANGLKREFGPKLKEHMQYCVDHPEEISKLAKVKDQISQVKGVMMENIEKVLDRGEKIELLVDKTENLRSQAQDFRTQGTKMRRKMWIHNMKIKLIVFGIIVALILIIILTVCHGFSCF, via the exons ATGATGGGGCAGCAGTCGTTGATCTACAGCTTCGTGGCGAGGGACACGGTGATTTTAGCGGAGTACACGGAATTCACGGGGAATTTCACCAACATTGCCTCTCAATGCCTGCAGAAGCTGCCTGCTTCGAATAACAAATTCACCTACAATTGTGATGGGCACACGTTTAATTACCTTGTGGATAATGGATTCA CCTATTGTGTCGTTGCCGTGGAGTCCGCTGGTAGGCAAATTCCAATGGCCTTTTTGGAGCGAGTTAAAGATGATTTTAGCAAGAGATATGGAGGAGGAAAAGCCTCAACTACCGGTGCCAATGGCCTAAAAAGAGAATTCGG GCCGAAATTGAAAGAGCATATGCAATATTGTGTCGATCATCCCGAAGAAATTAGCAAACTTGCTAAAGTGAAGGATCAGATTTCTCAAGTTAAAGGTGTGATGATGGAAAACATTGAGAAG GTTCTTGACCGTGGAGAAAAAATAGAACTACTTGTTGACAAAACAGAGAATCTCCGATCGCAG GCTCAAGATTTTAGGACGCAAGGAACCAAGATGAGGAGGAAAATGTGGATTCACAACATGAAGATAAAACTGATCGTGTTTGGTATCATCGTAGCATTAATtctaataatcattttgactgTTTGCCACGGCTTCAGCTGTTTCTAG